In Ooceraea biroi isolate clonal line C1 chromosome 1, Obir_v5.4, whole genome shotgun sequence, the genomic stretch CCGCGGGACACTCGGAAAATAAGAGAACAACATGCGAAGAgctcgtacgtacgtacgtacgtccaCGCTGATCGCgggaaacgaaacgaaacgaaacgaagcGGTGAGACGAACAACTCGACTCGGAGCAACTTCCCGGCCGCCGAATATCCTCCGTCAGATCCGGCGAATCTGGCGTTTCCGGCGTGCGACACCAAAATGGGTGTCGATCCCGAATTATTGGGATGGAAAGAAGCGGATATACGAAACGGAAGCTTATTCTACATTCTATTAAAGACATCAAGGGCAGAGAGAAAAGTGGGCTCTCTTGATAGCCGCATTTTAAGAGACTCCGTAACGTAAATTCATAATTCGTCTCTAATTTACTCTTCGAAAAGACTTGGAAAACAGAGTACCGTTTTGCGTCACCTGATGAAAACGGACTCAACTGTAGCCGGTAATTTCAGCAACGCGGAAATATCATTCTTACGATTGAGAACGCTCGGATCACGTCGTCAccgttttcttctcttttgcaGTTCccgggaagagagaaaagtataTCATCATCGCGACCGCGGACGTCGTCCACCAATCGCCGAAGGAAATGCTCGGGCCTTCGTCAGACGAGCTTGCTCGTCGGTGTCGGTGCCGCGCGACCGCTGAAATCGCCCGAGACCAAAAGAGGAGCGAGCGAAGGAGAGGCGGAGAGGATATAATACTGCGGAGAGGAGAGCGAGAATGGCAAGAGatggcagagaaagagaacgggaGAAAGACGGAGGGACAATAGCCGGACGAAGGAGGAAGATCGCGACGGAGTATAATGCGGCGTGCGGAAGAGCGAGCGAGGAAtcttcgagagagagaaagagatcgtCGTCAGAGGGCGGAAGCCGGCCGCGCGTCGGCTCGGGCTCGGCGGTGCGCGCTAGAATAACGAAAGCTAATTATGCGCTCGGCTCGAAAAAGGGGAATCACGGCAAAAACCATCGATAATCGACATCCTGCCGCAGTCCGTCGGTCAACAGGACTACCGCCGGTGTAACTTCAggctctcctcctcctcctcctcctccgttcGCCCGTGAGGACTATCCCGAGCGCGACCGAAGATCCTCTCCCCCTCTGAGCAAACAAGAAGACCGACCGGAGGCTTTCGCCGATGTAATAAAAAGGGAGGAGATCCGTGGTGGATGCTGCGCGCTCCTGGTTGTCCGCGGTCGGCTTTGCGCTCTCTAGGTAGAATACACACCGGCTCTCGGGAGCCGCGAGGATGCGCATAGTGCGTTCAGATCAGGGTGGAGATCAAGCGCGAGCAGGCACTGGATCGCGGGGCGATCGATCATCGAAGATTGCTTCGAGGAGCACGAGGAATTGCATCGGAAAGATTCGGAGAAACGCCAGAGCGGAAAGTAGCTGGACGGAGGAAGCCAATCAAGCTCAAGTCAAATTTCACCAGTTAGAAATAGTCTCATTAATCTTtgtcaattttaattacgacgtattagatgtataaaattaattacgagacgattaaatgtgtaaaatttgtaaatatgaTGCAATTTTCTTTACGATATGATTATAGCCCTTAATGGATCAATAGTAGCGCAGTAACCGTCGCTGGGCGAGGCATACCCGTCCGCTGTATGATAATTCTATAAGCCAGTCCTGTAATACGTTCGCCGTGTACGGCTTACAACATAATGGGGATTGTAACACATCTGTCGGGGCCGTTTCCCGAACGTATATAATACTTTGCGGGGCACCGCTCGTTGCAAGGCGGATCGTTGCGCCGACTAAGCGCGTTTTTGCCGGACCTCTCGATGCCGATCAAGCGTCCCCGATCGGAGAACAACACGCGTAGGTCGGTTCGCCAGGCGTGACCATTGGGCTACCGCGATACACCACGAAAAACGCAGCCACCCGTTATGCTTCGCCGCTCCCGTCTATTTACATTGGCACCGTTGCGGAGAAAGGGGGAGCAAAATCGGTCGTATGAACGTGCCCGTGCGATAGCCCCCCCTTCGGAATaaaatcgcgatcgcgctAAAAGCTGACGAGCCGGATAAGTTGATGTAACAGACCGGCAATTAAAGCGATGTATGAAGCAACGTGTAGAAATTTGGCTAGAATAGTCGACGTCGTGAtggagaggaaggaagagaaagatagggagaaagagaagagagagagataaaagagagagagagaagcgggcGAAACGTTCAGCTCGCTTTACCGAGCACTGATGATAGTTTTTGCTCGGTAAGATTTTTTGCTTCTACCCCCGCGGCCACCCCCAAGGGTGGATGATATATGACCGCCCCCGAGACACTGGCCACCCCCGGGAGAATGAGGAATAGaggcggagagagaaagagaaagagagacagcgaGGGAGGAGGAGATACATCCTGATCCCGAAAGAATTCCTTCCATGCGCGATGCGCACGTGCATTTGTACACGTACGAATCCAATTACCGATGAAATGTAATAGAGATCGATTAAAGAAGACCGCTCGCGTTTAGACCCGCGTGTAATTACGCGTCTGAGGAGATTTGCGCGAATATAAATCGGGAAAATGTTCGATTAATTCCAACATACATCGGAAAGTCGGCCGCCTCTGTTGATGACGGCTCGTCGAGCAAGTAAGACGCCGATCAACGCAATAATCGATCAACTCCGGCCGAATCAAGCTCCGAGGATCCTCACGGATGCGCGAGAACTCCATTCCTTGAAAATTAGCGAAATATCATCGGACAAGAGGGTGGAGACTCGGGGACGATGTCTACAGTGGCAACGCGGAGCGTCTCTCGCAAtgaatcaatttatttaaggGTAGTTGGATTTCGCGAGTCGATGCACGACGACTACGAGCCACCCTCCTCCAATACTAAGACTCACCCCTCTTTTTCTAACGTGGCTCGTTTCGTCGAATGATTTATAGTTTTCCTTCTGCGAGCACCCGCTCACCCACCCGTCGTGCTCcacgctctttctctcccggTTTCTCTCTTAGTCTCTCTTTTAGTTTCTCTTCGCCACGTTCGCCTCGACAGAAGCACCCTCCTGCCAAATGTACGCAAAATAGTCGGAATTTCTTCGGTATTTCACCCCTCGCTGTAAAAGAGGAAGCCTACGGCGAACTGCATCGACTTATCGAAACGAAGTCGCACAGACGCTTTTTCGCGACTAACGAATTAGctgatcgtcgtcgtcatcgcgcAGAGGAGTATAACGATCATCGAAACGAGTGCGAGGGGTACGATACGGATTTATGAGCGAGTAGGATTTGCCGTTCGATTGACCGATGTAAATGGCCACCGGGCGCGACCTGGACGAAGGACGGCGAGAATAATTAGTCATTTATGAGGCCGTAAGTGGGGCCGCAAATCGGTCCTTTGCGTAgggacaacgacgacgacgttgggGACTCCGCGGGGACGGTGGCGttatcttgaaattattaatcatatcgtaacgcgcgcgcgttgcggcCAAAGGGGGAGCCCGTGAGCACGACGAAGAAGACGAGGAGAGACGAGACACAAGCTAGCGGCTCCATGGACTTATCTGGCACCTTAATCAATTCccagttattaattatggcCTCTGCCCTCACCCCGAACCCGCTTCTCTACCTCTTTCCCTCGTCAGTCTCGGCGACGCACGCTTCCGAGGAActcacgacgacgatgacgatgacgacgacgacgacgggagCACCATTGTCCGCGGTGTTACAATGCGGTGTCAACAAGATCGTGGTCACATTTTCCCGGAAAGCgtgatcattaataattatttaccaAAGTGCGGAAGTCAGCTTAAAGCATGCGAGTCCAATAGGCGCCGACATCGCGAGGAAAAAGCTTACACTCGGCCGCAATGAAGCGAATGCTACGTCCATGGAAGAATCTATTGTAATTGAATCGATTGTAGTTTCATGTTGAAGAATCTGCTCAAGTCAGTTCAGTCAGTCAGAAAGTGCGTGTCACATTCAATGATTTCTATCTGAAAGCAGTCGGTGCAAAGTGTACGTTTTTAAATCGCCGATGTCGGGGAATATCCATGCCAGAAGAAAAGACGAGTGGCGTCGAGCGCGGAAGTTGAATGATCGTTTATGCAAATCCTAATCCTTTCGAAGATCCATCCGAGCGACGTTGACGGATTGGCGGGGGAGACTTCGTTTGAAGCTAGTTAAACGGATTGCAATCCTCGACACCATTTGTTCCCCGGGAAGTGCGGAAGCTTCCATCGCATCTGACTAGCGAGttttagttaattattgacaAAAGGCACTGATTATCATGGCAAATTATCGTTTATCGAGGAAGATGGAACAAGATCGATTTCTGAAAAGTGTGAACTCGTCCTTTCATGATATCGAGTAATTTTTTACGACAAAATTGCGTGTGCACGATTGTTCTACGTATATTACTTGATTTTTCTTTCGCAACAATTATACAGTTTTAAggaagcaagagagaaaaattaataatttacgataGAAGAATGAAGATATCTCTGTACGTGTGATTCCAGAACAACTTGGGCATAgaaaatttaacataaaagagagaaagagagagaaagagatacagTAATAAagagtaattttatattccgaGTACTGCAAAAAGACTGCGCATTATGCACGTACTGTATAGTATAACTATGTGTAACGGAAGCAACGAACTATGAGGTTTTGTTCGAAAAATACAAAGAACGATTACTGGCAGTGGTGGCGCAAAAAAGGGCGGCGTGCCCGACCTGCTGAAAAATTAATCACCGACGTCACAAAGGAGTCGGTCGAAGACAATGCCAGCGGtccggaaaaatatttttcacattttcccTACCCTCGTGGTTAATAGCAAATTCTCGATAATGGATCGTGGTGGCCACAATCGCAATCTCAAGAAACGAGACGAAGCAGCGAATAACCGTTTTTTCGGCGTTCTCTCTCAAACTAAATCCTCAAACAAAACGTAGCGAAGTTTTTAATTCCTCTCCCCCCATGAATGGCAATCGATGCTAATAGGACTGATCAATATTTCTTGTTTCAGAGATACCGTTAAAAATTGGTCACATATAAACACAACATATTTTTCGCAAAATCGCACGAGGGAGCGGAAATTGTTACGTTTCTCCTGGTTGCTCATGACCGTTCGTTTAACGCGGGGTGGAACCGACCACTTATTTCGAGGTTTTCGTGCCGAAATATACGCCGAAATCGCGCGTGACACGACAAACGTGTAATCCGCGAGAAGGGTTGATCCCGGTTTAGctcacgtacgtacatacgccGTTGGATCCACCATGAGATTTAAGCCCCGGCGAATTTGGATCTGTCAATCCGAAGTGTCCAGTCGGAGCGTGTCGCGCGAgagaatgtataataataagggAGCATACGCGGATAATGCCGGCCCGGATGTTAAAAGACTTTTTTCACTGTCGGAAAGATCTCAACGGTATTCATGAGAACCGTCGCGTTCAAGCAAAGCCGCTAAATCTACTAATACATATTTTGAGCGGGAAAAAACTCTTTGCACTAACTCCGCGTATATTTAACAGACGTAATTGTacagaaagaggaagagagaaagagagagaatttttgttattatataatatgttacgTTAGTAAAAGCTATTcttttattgcataattaagatatattcACACACTAAAGCCACCAAATtgatatattacacatatttGAACGCAAAATCTCCATTCTTCTTTGCAATCTTTTCACTATACGTATATTATAGATAGATTAAACAGCTTTCGGCTTATAGACTCTAATATCTATTTTAAACCAAAATTCTCGCCATATACTCGACGTTAAATTCGCAGAGCTTCAGGCAAAGCAACGTGACGaagggaaaagaagagaaagaccGAAATACATCCCTCGGTGGGAACGTACTTGGAATACGCACCCCCGGGAACGTCTCCTACGCGAAATGAGCGGATCGGTGGAAAGGAAGATACGGATACCAGAAAAGTAGAAACCCAAAGAAGATCGAGCGAGAGTCCAAATTGCATCCACTCTTGGTCTTGACCGTGGAAGGAAGGCGAAACGATATTAAGACACCGGTGTGGCCCCTTCGCCAGGGGGGTCGATGTATCATTTGCCGGCGGGTCGTTAAGCGGTTTCAATTAGTTTTCCCGTACAGGTCCTCCGCCACACGAGCAAGGGGAAGAGAACCCACCGCACCGGCCAGCGCTCGCTTAATCGCGCGGTCCAGTTTTTTCTCATAATTAGGAAAAGCTCGTTAATACGTCCCGGATATCTACCCTCCCGCtcgtctcctctctctcttcccgtgTCGACGTTCGACGACAACCAACTGCGGCCACGACAAGCGCGAAATCGAGCACTCGATTGGGTTTTCCGCAAAAATCTTGCGATCGTACGAATGGTGGCAAACATTCGATACTGATTTGtcgttattttgttaaattgtataatatataatatattgaactACTTTTCGTCAAATATCAGAAGTCCGCTAATTATgttgatattaatttgaattaataattcatgttTTTGTTAGCCTATCAGAATATTTTGTTCTACATTACAGTGTAATTTCTGATTATAACGTATCTTTTCCGACAGACACTCAAAGTTAAGTTGCACtacaattcgattaaatttaAGATGTCTGCCAATGACGTCACTGAATTGACTAAAAAGCCGAGTAACTCGTATTTGTTTAATGAAAAGAACATTTCATTTACGATAACGATTCCTTATAATTTATCACTATTATGTGCTCTGTTTTACAGAATACCGAAGTTTGATCAATGCATATTCTTTTTTCGTAAATTTTTCGCTAATATTATTGCATGACCATTGGCGGTGAACATCGTCTAGCTCAATTTTCTTTCCATTTAtgagataagaaaaaaagactgAGATTGTTAACACTTGATCCATGTGATTACATTATTTGCTAACAATTTCGAGTAACATTTACTAAACAAAACGAACATTACCTTTCATTTCAAATACTGCAGAAAATTATGCCGCGCAATATACGGACGATCGGAAAAACTGCGCGGAGACGCGTCTCCGATATCACTAGCGCCACCAATCGGCACCGTCAATTCGAAAAAATTACGCAGCgacgatttttaataacactACTTACGCCATCGCTCGCCGCGTGCAGAACTAACAGGTTCGTTACTGACAAGTGGGTACGACAGAATGGACGACCTTAATCTTTCGTGATATCGACACGCACCGAGTATCCGTTCTGAGATACCATCAAAGATAATACAACATTACTACTATCGCGTAATCGGACGTTGATATTATCGAATGaatcaaatttataatcaaattGCTCTGATAATTTGTTGCCGTAGTGGATTAAGAGACTCACCGAATGAAGGAACGCCAGCTGTCGAGGAAGCCCTTCTCCACGATGTAGAACAGCTTGCCCGGGTCGTCGCACTTGGAGATCTCGTTTCGGTTCCTGCAGTAGTACAAGTCGATGAGCTGGTCCTTCTGCTGCTTCGCCTTTATCTTGTCGTCCTTCTTCGCTCTCTGTGCGTTCTCCATTCTCTCCTGGAAACACGTCGATGATGAATCAACAATTGACATGCCTTCACAGAGTTTTCCGATGATTCATTTCGCGCAAGATGCTAAGCCTACCTCGCAGATCGAACACGACGACGACTGAACCGGATACTCCTTCGAATCGGGAAAGTACTTCCGAAGGATCGACCAAGCTTCCTGTGGTATCACTCTCCTACTGGAATCCGCAGTCTTCAGTGAATTATGCTCGCACAGCAGGTCCTCATTGAAGTTTATGATGGCCTCGCTCTCGTCGTTCTCCTCGATGTTGTCCTTCGGACAATCGTTGCCATCCTTGTCTATGCTTTTGCTTTCCTCCTGCGGAGTATACCGACCGTCGTCCATCTCCTGCTCCATGCCCTCCAGGAACGTCTCCATGGCCAGCCTCCGCCAGGATCGTAACGAGTCGGTGCCGATTATGTAACTCGACTCGGAACTGAAACGAAAGCAAGGGGATCCTGGAATCGTCTGTTTTACCATGAACTTTATGCCaatcaaactttttttttagtttggCCAGCATGAAACAAGACCATTTTCCATAATTGCAACACACATAAAAATGCGTGACAAATAACCTggaaatttatgttaaaaacggaaaaaaatttcgaaaattataaaaaaattgtaaaaacaaTCACTCGTTCCTAGATTATCAGAATGACCGTAGAGCACTTACGGTTCCTTGAACGTGCGTATCAGCTCGCTGACTTCTTTGTGATCCCGTTCGAGCGCCAGCTTGAAGCGCAGCAGCTTGCAGCGTCTCCTCACGCAGATCTCACACAGCGACGTTTGGTCTAATCGTGGACCGCCACGATACGTCTCGTAGATCATCTCAGCCGCCGTCGCCGGCACGCACTTCGCCCGACTGACTTTCAACGGATCCAGTCGGTAGTGCGAGCACATGAGAGTCGAGTTGTCGATCGGTGGGACACTGTCCGCCGCGTAGTGCCCGTTCAGCCACTTCGACAGCCAATCGGTTGGTATCCAGTAGTACTCCTGCCAGGACACAGTCGACTGTATCATGTTATATATGTCTATCACGAGCTGCCGTTTAGAATTCTGATCTTCGATTTCCTTTTGCTGGAAACAGGTGAAGGACAACGGGTGAAATCGCAGAGAAACTTGACTTGATATCAAAATTGTAAATccaaattgcaaattttccTACCTTCTCCTGCTGCGCCGCCAACAAACTCAATTCGTGTTTAACGTTCTCCTGCCTGACGAGCTCGCGCATCGTGTTGCTCACTTGCCAGTTCTCAAACTCCATCTGCGGGGACAGAAACACAGATTTACTTAATCGCACTGTTCGACCGTTCGTGAGAAACCTTACAGCGTGCGAGATTCGCAAAGTACCTCTTCGTAAAAATCTCGTTCGCCGCAACTCATCGCCCGGTGCGCGGCGCCATTCAGTCGCTTGTAGTCGAGTTTCACTACTTTTACTACTGGTTGCTTCAAGCATTGAACCTTGCTCTGCAACTGCGGCGAGGTGGAATCGTCGTGCTTGTCGTCGCTCGATTCGTTCGCGTCAGCGGCAGGCTCCGCGGTTTCGTTTTTAACCACGATAGGTGTATCAGTCTTTTGAGGTGCTGCAACTTCATTTGGTTCCGTCTCGCTCTCCGAATCTGCCTTTGATAGATTTTCGAGGCATCCTTCCTGGGCACTCGATGGCACTTCGACATCATTCTTTTGCCTCGTTTCGTCCGAACCGTCCGCTTTGACCTCGTCTTTGACCGCGGGCTTCTCCACGTGAACGGCATCGCCGGAAGCGTTTGTCTCGTCGGGCTTCTTCGACTTCGCTTTCTTCGCAGCATTCGTCCGGCAGTCCGAAGTTAATCTTTTGTAAACCAGCATGTAAGCCGTATTCGACGAGAGAAAGCCTTTCGGGACGCGTCCGCGTTTCATCGGTTTCACGTTATCTACagggaagaggaaaaaagtCTGTGAGCCTGACATTGAGTCTTGTTCTCTCtcgcaaaaatattctttttgttactttaaaataacttaaaatttattattatcatatacaAAAGAGAAGATAATTCTTGAATCAGTATCAGAATTTAgtcgtaaattaatttatgtgcGTGTGGATGCAAAGTATTCAGTTACCATTCACGCCATCCTCGATCCGCTTGTTCTGCATCTTCTCGACTTTGTCGTCGCTGAACTGGTACCATTCGCCGCTCGAGTTGCATATGTTCGCGATGTAATGCCCGGAATGCGCGGACGGGCCTTTGTGACTCAGCACCGCGACGAGACTGTACAAGTGAGTTTGCGGCTGACACCTGACGTATTCCGACATGTCGAGGTCCTCGGGAAATTGGATATACGAATTTAATTTCCTCTTCTGTCCGGAATCTCTGCCGCGATAAAATCCCGCCGTTATCTTTTACCGGGGAAAACGGACGATCTCATTTCATCGTTCAAAATCGCAGAAACCTACCTGTGAAACACGAAACGCATCAGTTGGATGTTCAGCGTCTCCGGCAGCGACTCCAGTCGTATGAATCGCCTCGCGTCCTTCTTATCGTTACACGTGACACAGTGGTACTGATTCGCGCCGGTCAGCTGTTCCTCCGACAGATACTTGTCTATCGCCTCCTTCAAAGTCGCCGCCAGCTGCAGATCTAGCTCGTAGAACGTGGTAGACGTCGGATATTCGGTGCCACATGTTGAACAACTGTGATCGGACAAAGGATCGTTCGCTACCGTATTTCTCAAGAGAGCGTCGTTATCGTTTGCGCAATAaacgatttttttttctttcttctttattgCATTAAACTCACCAATTGACGTAACTGTATCTTCCTTGGGTCAGCCTCTGCAGCATCTGCTTGAGTTCCGTGTTCTGCTGCAGCTTACCCTCGATGTGGCACAGCAACAGTTTGGAGAACTCCTGGGCGTCCTGCTGCGTTCTGGTGTCCAGCGACAGCGCGACCGCGAGACTCATCGGATCGAGGAGGCTCCGATTGCCGAATTGCATCATCGCGAAGATGTACTGCAACTGGCCGACTGCGGTCACCGGGTGGTACGAGTTGCCCGCCTTCTTCGTCTGTTGCAACGTCTCCCTCTCCTCCGGATCTTCCGTAATATCCcatttgtatattattctcCTGTCGCCAGCGAATTTATTAAGACCACGAGATGCGGACAAGAACTGGACAAGATCTCGACCTAGCGCGCTACGATCGAGCGCGTTAATGCCGTCCACTGCGCCCACATTCGACGATCAAATCGCacctttaatatttaagaagaAAGTTCTTTGGTCTTACACGATTAACTGTAACGTCTCCAATTGCTTTGTGCTCGTGAGGaaccaaaaaaaagaaaaaagaaaagtcgaCAGAtcgcaaattattattctggTGAAGGTGGACACACAAACGGCATCAATGCGCTCGGCTGTACGTTGCGTACCTCATGTCCTCATTGTGAAACCACATTTGGATCAAACTGTTGACGTAGCAAGTAGCACCTAGATTTTTCAAGCCAACGTACTGGGTGGGATCGCGCAGTTCGGACAGAGAGCTCTCCAGGGACACTATCTCGGCTGGTTGCGACTTCATGTACTTCTCCTCCCCTAAACCTGTCAGACATTGGGGATTATTGGCGCAGTTACGTCTGAAACAGCAACACAGCGTATCCTAATTAGAGTGCCTGAGTGAATTCTCTCTACGAGTGTTCCCGGAAATCGGCCGCGGCTTACTTGCAACTTTTGCAACTCTTCAATCCGATCCTGTACGCCGTTTCCAGATGTATCTTCTCGATCTGTTCCGGGCTGATGCTCTCCACCCATGCCCAAGCTAGCTTGTCTAGATCAGTCTTTTTTGTCGGTGGCATGTCTGCGACGGGAAAACATTGCAGTCAGTGATCAAGTTAGTCCATTATATTCGACAGAACGTACAAAACGCTTGCATGCGAGAAATTTTTCGAGAATCGAAAAAATCTTCCTACAAAATCtcatgaaaaagaaaacgcgaaTGCGAGCGAGTTGCGTGCACAGGAAGCTTCACGATTACGCCTTGTAATCAAGTTGTGACTCGTcgcttcatttttattatcacaGGATAGAACAATGAGAGGAATGTGAAACTCACGACTCTTGGCGGCGCGTTCTCGCGATTCTTTCGAGCACAGGCTCGCGCAATtaagaaaaaggaaggaatTCATTTCGATCAACATTGTGGCGAGTGGTGTGCGCGTGTCCGACAAGACGAATAGGAACTTGGCCAGGTCCGATAGGAATCTCGTGATTTTTCGCGCCATAACAAAACCCTGTCACGCCAGAGCGAGGAGAACACGGAAGCGGAACGATCGGACGTACCGACCGGCGCGCGGAATGACGCGTTGACGTGATCGCAGACCGAGGAAATAAACAGTGATAAACGGGGAAATGCGGTGATAAAGCCGCACGCGACGCGGCATGCGTATGTGTACCTGCTGCACTACACTCTCCTCCACACGGCGAGAGACTGACGGGGAGGTTAGGGAGAAACGCCGCTGTCGCATCCGCGCAGCATCGTGTCGCGTCCCGCCGGAGCCGCTCGTCGGTTCGCGCTTCGCAGGGTCGCTCGATCCGTTCCGCTCGTAATAATCGCGTATCTGCAATTTCGCGGCAGCCGCACCGATAGTATACCGCGGGGGGGTTACCACTCCGCAAACAGACAAACACTTCCTCAATCGCTCGCCGCCATATGCAATCGGCTGGTGTGGATCGCGTAGCGGAGCGCGCGTCGAATCAGCCGCTAGAATACGCGCGGTGGAAAaggcgcgcgcgaaaaatcgGCGAGACTCTCAAGCCGCGACAGAACGACGCCGAGGGAGCCCCGACGAATCGCGCGCTCCTCCCCAGTGCCGCCGTTCTCGCGGACTTTCGTATTCTCGGCGTACCGTCATCGTGCAtcgcgcgtatctcgcgcgTTTGCGCGTGCGCATGCGCAAGCACATGACACACGGCATTCATCGCGCATcccacacacatacacacaccaGCGACCGACGGTATTCGTGAGCCGCGAGTAGTCGCACACCGAATCGCACGTGAGGTGAACCACCTTGCTCGCTCACGAGGGCTTCATAACGCGCGATTGAGTACCTGtctgtaaaaaaaaatgtCCAACACCTTTTTGTATTTCGCTTACGGGAGCAATCTGCTGGCCAAGAGGATACGGTTAAATAACCCGACCGCTGTAGTGAGGGACGTTGGTTACATAAAGGTAATCCAGTGCGAGAGATAAGGACGCATCGCTCGTCTCTATCCATAAATTCGCGAGTAAACCATATTATTCTCTCGTGTGCCTCGACGAAACACTCTGTATTCTTGTTAGAATTTCAGATTGGATTTTAACAGGTACTCGAAACGATGGCGCGGAACGTCGGCGACGATCGTAGAGACGGAAAATTCCACCGTGTGGGGTGTAGTCTGGCAACTGGACAAGTGCAACTTATCTACGTTGGATTGCCAGGAAGGTGTTCAAGATAACATATATCACGCGATGTCGGTAAACGTCGAGACTTGCGATGGTGCGACACTAGAATGTCGGGTGTACCAGCAGTGCGACAATCCAAAGGAGCGCGTGCAACCGGTGGATCTTCCGATGGACAGAAGGCCTTCACCGTTGTATTTGTACGTATCTCTACGtagtgattattattattattattgtagtGATCAAAATTCGGAATTCGAAGAATGCCGCAGGATCTCTTACCcactgaataaataaatcaacaCATTTTGCTAAATGTCCAGCTAGAGGCAGATTGCAAAACAATAGacgagatttaaaaaaaagttggaaTTATCATAGGGTATTTCTTACAGGGATATGATAGTAAAAGGGGCGGAAGAGAACAATCTACCTGCCAGTTACATAAAATTCCTGAA encodes the following:
- the LOC105279352 gene encoding ubiquitin carboxyl-terminal hydrolase 48 isoform X1, translated to MPPTKKTDLDKLAWAWVESISPEQIEKIHLETAYRIGLKSCKSCKRNCANNPQCLTGLGEEKYMKSQPAEIVSLESSLSELRDPTQYVGLKNLGATCYVNSLIQMWFHNEDMRRIIYKWDITEDPEERETLQQTKKAGNSYHPVTAVGQLQYIFAMMQFGNRSLLDPMSLAVALSLDTRTQQDAQEFSKLLLCHIEGKLQQNTELKQMLQRLTQGRYSYVNCCSTCGTEYPTSTTFYELDLQLAATLKEAIDKYLSEEQLTGANQYHCVTCNDKKDARRFIRLESLPETLNIQLMRFVFHRDSGQKRKLNSYIQFPEDLDMSEYVRCQPQTHLYSLVAVLSHKGPSAHSGHYIANICNSSGEWYQFSDDKVEKMQNKRIEDGVNDNVKPMKRGRVPKGFLSSNTAYMLVYKRLTSDCRTNAAKKAKSKKPDETNASGDAVHVEKPAVKDEVKADGSDETRQKNDVEVPSSAQEGCLENLSKADSESETEPNEVAAPQKTDTPIVVKNETAEPAADANESSDDKHDDSTSPQLQSKVQCLKQPVVKVVKLDYKRLNGAAHRAMSCGERDFYEEMEFENWQVSNTMRELVRQENVKHELSLLAAQQEKQKEIEDQNSKRQLVIDIYNMIQSTVSWQEYYWIPTDWLSKWLNGHYAADSVPPIDNSTLMCSHYRLDPLKVSRAKCVPATAAEMIYETYRGGPRLDQTSLCEICVRRRCKLLRFKLALERDHKEVSELIRTFKEPSESSYIIGTDSLRSWRRLAMETFLEGMEQEMDDGRYTPQEESKSIDKDGNDCPKDNIEENDESEAIINFNEDLLCEHNSLKTADSSRRVIPQEAWSILRKYFPDSKEYPVQSSSCSICEERMENAQRAKKDDKIKAKQQKDQLIDLYYCRNRNEISKCDDPGKLFYIVEKGFLDSWRSFIRYAEIYSRTPPAGIQNASLLCEPHKGFLYAPRINNDLYSILTAEEWSKLAQFYEVDFPITIKKTDDDYQTDPGSCAACMLARVEQERLESLKYDRATIYIKCIDENGETKTENDSEVAAKRPKIENVRPSRTRRKLKGSHELKVSSEITLKELKVMMMQICGAGPYDQHIMLGEHELTDHSQSLAALGIFPGSLLTLKIDAPIENETDVESDVHNFESTLPEKGFKGTELVPS
- the LOC105279352 gene encoding ubiquitin carboxyl-terminal hydrolase 48 isoform X2, which encodes MKSQPAEIVSLESSLSELRDPTQYVGLKNLGATCYVNSLIQMWFHNEDMRRIIYKWDITEDPEERETLQQTKKAGNSYHPVTAVGQLQYIFAMMQFGNRSLLDPMSLAVALSLDTRTQQDAQEFSKLLLCHIEGKLQQNTELKQMLQRLTQGRYSYVNCCSTCGTEYPTSTTFYELDLQLAATLKEAIDKYLSEEQLTGANQYHCVTCNDKKDARRFIRLESLPETLNIQLMRFVFHRDSGQKRKLNSYIQFPEDLDMSEYVRCQPQTHLYSLVAVLSHKGPSAHSGHYIANICNSSGEWYQFSDDKVEKMQNKRIEDGVNDNVKPMKRGRVPKGFLSSNTAYMLVYKRLTSDCRTNAAKKAKSKKPDETNASGDAVHVEKPAVKDEVKADGSDETRQKNDVEVPSSAQEGCLENLSKADSESETEPNEVAAPQKTDTPIVVKNETAEPAADANESSDDKHDDSTSPQLQSKVQCLKQPVVKVVKLDYKRLNGAAHRAMSCGERDFYEEMEFENWQVSNTMRELVRQENVKHELSLLAAQQEKQKEIEDQNSKRQLVIDIYNMIQSTVSWQEYYWIPTDWLSKWLNGHYAADSVPPIDNSTLMCSHYRLDPLKVSRAKCVPATAAEMIYETYRGGPRLDQTSLCEICVRRRCKLLRFKLALERDHKEVSELIRTFKEPSESSYIIGTDSLRSWRRLAMETFLEGMEQEMDDGRYTPQEESKSIDKDGNDCPKDNIEENDESEAIINFNEDLLCEHNSLKTADSSRRVIPQEAWSILRKYFPDSKEYPVQSSSCSICEERMENAQRAKKDDKIKAKQQKDQLIDLYYCRNRNEISKCDDPGKLFYIVEKGFLDSWRSFIRYAEIYSRTPPAGIQNASLLCEPHKGFLYAPRINNDLYSILTAEEWSKLAQFYEVDFPITIKKTDDDYQTDPGSCAACMLARVEQERLESLKYDRATIYIKCIDENGETKTENDSEVAAKRPKIENVRPSRTRRKLKGSHELKVSSEITLKELKVMMMQICGAGPYDQHIMLGEHELTDHSQSLAALGIFPGSLLTLKIDAPIENETDVESDVHNFESTLPEKGFKGTELVPS